One Streptococcus gallolyticus subsp. gallolyticus DSM 16831 DNA window includes the following coding sequences:
- a CDS encoding zeta toxin family protein, whose amino-acid sequence MNLEDKYLQYAKENKEEFIKKITHGKFPSDERDAVFMAGSPGAGKTEIVTELIKNYDNLVVIDADCFREMFADYNGQNSSLFQKASSWLVEQAFQFAVKNGYSFIMDATFAVPSAEKKIVKVLKKNYQVLIFYVYQEPEIAWKFTKAREIAEGRLVPRLTFINAFFKARENVKKVKERHSEVILHIIIKDYQNNISEIHYDTDNLELIIPQRYKLEELEKILND is encoded by the coding sequence ATGAATTTAGAAGATAAATATCTACAATATGCCAAAGAAAATAAAGAGGAATTTATTAAAAAAATAACTCATGGAAAATTTCCGAGCGACGAAAGGGATGCTGTTTTTATGGCAGGAAGCCCAGGCGCTGGAAAAACGGAAATTGTTACAGAGTTAATTAAAAACTATGATAATTTAGTTGTTATTGATGCTGACTGTTTTAGAGAGATGTTTGCTGACTATAATGGACAAAATTCGAGTTTATTTCAAAAAGCTTCGTCTTGGTTAGTTGAACAAGCTTTTCAGTTTGCTGTTAAAAATGGTTATTCATTTATTATGGATGCTACATTTGCTGTTCCGAGTGCAGAAAAGAAAATTGTTAAAGTTTTAAAGAAGAATTACCAAGTGTTGATTTTTTATGTTTATCAAGAACCTGAAATTGCTTGGAAGTTCACAAAAGCTAGAGAAATTGCAGAAGGTCGCCTAGTTCCAAGACTAACTTTTATTAACGCTTTTTTCAAAGCTAGAGAAAATGTAAAAAAAGTAAAAGAACGACATTCTGAGGTTATTTTGCATATCATTATTAAAGACTATCAAAATAATATTTCTGAAATCCATTATGACACTGATAACTTAGAACTCATTATCCCACAAAGATATAAACTGGAAGAATTGGAGAAAATACTAAATGACTGA